One region of gamma proteobacterium HIMB55 genomic DNA includes:
- a CDS encoding cation/multidrug efflux pump (PFAM: AcrB/AcrD/AcrF family) encodes MNGPITWFIKNPIAGNLLMVLLIIGGFASIPKLDKQFFPTPEINQIEIRMEFRGASPSEVEEQISVRIEEAIHDLNGIEELRSTSREGLATVMVEVESDYPTQKLTNDINTRVDAIRTFPSDAERPTVTELTYRHQMGRVQIYGDLSEREMKQLGETLRDELVRQPWVSIVELQTARPYEVSIEVSEDSLQRYQISFDQLANAVRQASINLPAGSVKRDSGDLLIQTRGQAYDRADFESIVLRSDISGQELLLSDVATVKDTFEDVDVDIEFNGQRSLGLNVYVTTSPDVILTTDTVKAWVAERSQTLPEGVSLEFWQDPSKSFKERVRTLVSNGLGGLVLVIVVLMLFLRPMLAFWVSVGIVVAYMGTLFVLPYTGQGLNMISLFAFLLTLGIVVDDAIIVGESVHSAQSRGLSGEHGALVGARQVVKPVIFAVISTMVFFAPMFFLPGEWGPASMGIPVVVCLALAFSLIESLLILPSHLAHMKPEPEIAQTSWLGRTRRACADGLSWFANDRYRPFLEKCLRNHAMVGGFFLVMLCFSLALFGGGYLKSAFFPRVNSDFVVGNVEMPQGGAFSDTQAMRDRMIQAAEEIKDSYNAQPRFAETGAIDNILGVAGGNKIDLVMQTVNDDLDTEEVAKRLRERLGDLSEAKDVRFDYTIRDPGKPITLQFASDSIADLELLADDVRASLERYPGVFDISDSFDAPLEELVLSLKPAAENLGISLADVARQIRQAFYGEEVQRIPRDGEDIRVMVRYPEAERRAIANINSMYIRTSDGREVPFSTVAAYRVETGYQSIERVDRLRTLEVAADVADDGAPPRAIVESILQNDAPTWLQMYPGLSINMDGELQEEIEFQQAMVYLGMLSMLVIFGLMAVAFKSYWQPFLVLTAVPFGLMGAIFGHWILGWQVSMFSIMGVIACAGVVVNDNLVLIDRINNLRAEGLDLESALLQGATDRFRPIILTSVTTFVGLIPIMLETSVQAQFLIPMVVSLSFGVMFATGVTLVLVPALYLLGDDIGKLFGTLSRRGPKALAS; translated from the coding sequence ATGAACGGTCCCATCACATGGTTTATCAAGAATCCGATTGCGGGCAACTTGCTGATGGTGCTGCTTATCATCGGTGGCTTCGCAAGTATCCCAAAGCTCGACAAGCAGTTTTTTCCAACGCCCGAGATTAACCAGATCGAAATTCGCATGGAGTTTCGTGGTGCGAGCCCCAGCGAAGTTGAGGAACAGATCTCAGTCAGAATTGAAGAAGCAATTCATGATCTGAATGGCATTGAGGAGCTTCGCTCCACCTCGCGTGAAGGGCTAGCCACGGTGATGGTTGAAGTCGAGAGTGACTACCCCACACAAAAACTAACCAACGATATCAACACCCGAGTCGACGCGATCCGGACTTTTCCCTCGGATGCTGAGCGGCCCACCGTGACGGAGTTAACCTACCGCCACCAGATGGGGCGTGTTCAGATTTATGGCGATCTAAGCGAACGCGAGATGAAGCAACTGGGCGAAACCTTGCGCGATGAGTTAGTCCGCCAGCCCTGGGTATCCATTGTTGAATTGCAGACCGCGCGTCCTTACGAGGTTTCCATTGAGGTCTCTGAGGACAGCCTTCAGCGCTATCAAATCAGTTTTGATCAGCTGGCAAACGCTGTGAGACAGGCGTCGATTAACCTGCCTGCCGGATCGGTTAAACGCGACAGTGGTGACCTTCTCATACAAACGCGTGGTCAGGCCTACGATCGTGCCGACTTTGAATCGATTGTATTGCGCAGTGATATCTCGGGCCAGGAGCTGTTACTGAGTGATGTGGCAACGGTGAAAGACACCTTCGAGGACGTCGATGTTGATATCGAGTTCAATGGACAGCGCTCGCTGGGTTTAAACGTCTATGTGACGACATCGCCGGACGTTATTCTTACTACCGACACCGTGAAGGCGTGGGTTGCTGAGCGTTCCCAGACGTTGCCAGAGGGGGTATCCCTCGAGTTCTGGCAGGATCCCTCCAAGTCGTTCAAGGAGCGCGTCCGGACATTGGTATCAAATGGTCTTGGCGGCCTGGTATTGGTGATCGTTGTTCTGATGCTATTTCTCCGACCTATGCTTGCCTTCTGGGTGTCGGTTGGGATTGTTGTAGCCTACATGGGCACCTTGTTCGTTCTGCCGTATACAGGGCAGGGCCTGAACATGATCTCGCTGTTTGCCTTCTTGCTGACGCTCGGCATTGTGGTAGACGACGCCATTATTGTTGGTGAGTCCGTTCACTCGGCACAAAGTAGGGGGCTCAGCGGAGAGCACGGTGCACTTGTGGGCGCACGGCAGGTGGTTAAGCCGGTTATTTTCGCGGTGATAAGCACCATGGTGTTCTTCGCCCCCATGTTCTTTTTGCCTGGTGAATGGGGGCCGGCATCGATGGGGATTCCAGTCGTTGTATGCTTGGCACTGGCATTCTCGCTAATCGAGAGCCTTCTGATTCTGCCATCCCACCTAGCTCACATGAAGCCGGAGCCCGAAATTGCTCAGACCAGTTGGCTTGGTCGCACAAGACGAGCCTGTGCTGATGGTCTTTCATGGTTTGCGAATGATCGCTACAGACCTTTCCTGGAAAAGTGCCTGCGCAACCACGCCATGGTAGGTGGCTTTTTCCTCGTAATGCTGTGCTTCAGTTTGGCCTTGTTTGGCGGCGGCTATTTGAAGAGCGCGTTCTTCCCTCGGGTGAATTCCGATTTCGTGGTCGGCAACGTGGAGATGCCTCAAGGTGGCGCATTTAGCGATACACAGGCAATGCGTGATCGAATGATTCAGGCTGCAGAGGAAATTAAAGATAGCTACAACGCGCAGCCTCGGTTTGCGGAAACAGGCGCTATCGACAATATTCTCGGCGTTGCGGGCGGAAATAAGATCGATCTCGTGATGCAGACGGTCAATGATGATCTCGATACGGAGGAGGTTGCAAAGCGTCTGCGCGAACGTTTAGGTGACCTCTCCGAGGCAAAAGATGTTCGGTTTGACTACACCATTCGCGACCCCGGTAAGCCTATTACTTTGCAGTTCGCGTCCGACAGCATTGCTGATCTTGAGTTACTTGCGGACGACGTGCGTGCCTCGCTTGAACGGTATCCCGGTGTCTTCGACATCAGCGACAGTTTTGACGCACCGCTGGAGGAGCTGGTTCTCTCGTTGAAACCGGCTGCGGAGAATCTTGGAATTTCGTTGGCTGATGTGGCGAGACAGATCCGCCAGGCCTTTTACGGCGAGGAAGTTCAACGAATCCCACGCGATGGTGAGGATATTCGTGTGATGGTGCGGTATCCGGAGGCCGAGAGACGAGCCATTGCCAATATCAATTCGATGTACATTCGAACCAGTGATGGCAGGGAAGTGCCATTCTCCACTGTGGCGGCTTATCGTGTCGAAACGGGTTATCAATCGATTGAGCGCGTTGATCGCTTGCGGACCCTCGAGGTGGCTGCAGATGTTGCCGACGACGGCGCACCGCCACGCGCTATTGTTGAGTCTATTTTGCAGAACGACGCACCGACCTGGCTTCAAATGTACCCTGGCTTGTCGATCAATATGGATGGCGAGCTGCAGGAAGAAATCGAGTTCCAGCAGGCCATGGTCTATCTCGGAATGCTTTCAATGCTCGTGATTTTTGGTCTTATGGCAGTTGCCTTTAAGTCCTATTGGCAGCCCTTCCTCGTTTTGACCGCTGTTCCCTTTGGCTTGATGGGTGCTATTTTTGGCCATTGGATCCTTGGCTGGCAGGTGAGCATGTTCTCGATTATGGGTGTCATCGCCTGCGCTGGCGTGGTGGTGAATGACAATCTTGTATTGATTGATCGTATCAACAACTTGCGTGCTGAGGGTCTCGACCTGGAAAGTGCACTGCTTCAGGGGGCGACTGACCGGTTTAGGCCAATTATTCTGACGTCAGTCACGACCTTTGTTGGACTTATCCCTATCATGCTGGAAACTAGTGTTCAGGCGCAGTTCCTGATTCCGATGGTCGTCTCATTGTCATTTGGTGTGATGTTTGCCACCGGTGTGACGCTTGTTCTTGTGCCGGCGCTTTATCTGTTGGGTGATGATATCGGTAAGCTTTTCGGCACGCTTTCTCGTAGAGGTCCAAAGGCGCTTGCTTCTTAA
- a CDS encoding RND family efflux transporter, MFP subunit (PFAM: HlyD family secretion protein~TIGRFAM: RND family efflux transporter, MFP subunit), giving the protein MSPSTGLPTKTESSMSDTANGNAVAARLSLRKLAIATLATLAGLVATWIVLTAKSEPQAGAPPERPAPMVEVITAAPSEHQLRVKTQGTIGAKTQVELAAQVAGRVVEVSENFADGGFFNVGDILLKIEPDDYEFALARTEAALAQAEQRLAEERGRSRQAQREWRELGSAEANDLFLRKPQLRAAELAVTAAEADVAASKLALERTVIRAPFDGRVLQKRADVGQFVGNGTPLAQVYAIEALELRLPVSDAQLALLPDSLLTSSGGLVGSTAAVTVNIGDKIWNFSAPIVRSEAEIDRRSRVANLIAEFSGTPEVGEGRPALTPGVFARAEILGRPVPRVIELSNTALSPDGHILVVNEQSILERKDVVVVNREKDRVWISGISEGEVVVAELNNTLFPGLRVQVMAVN; this is encoded by the coding sequence ATGTCCCCATCTACAGGGCTTCCCACCAAAACGGAATCTAGTATGTCTGACACCGCTAACGGAAACGCTGTGGCCGCACGGCTTTCGCTGCGTAAACTCGCAATCGCAACCCTTGCAACGCTTGCGGGACTAGTGGCGACATGGATCGTCTTGACGGCGAAGTCAGAGCCTCAGGCAGGGGCACCTCCCGAGCGTCCGGCGCCCATGGTTGAGGTCATTACGGCTGCTCCTTCTGAGCATCAGTTGCGCGTGAAAACGCAGGGCACTATTGGCGCGAAGACGCAGGTGGAGCTCGCAGCACAGGTTGCGGGACGGGTTGTAGAGGTTAGTGAAAATTTTGCGGACGGTGGTTTCTTTAATGTCGGCGATATTCTTCTAAAGATCGAGCCTGACGATTACGAATTCGCGTTGGCGCGCACCGAGGCCGCCCTTGCGCAGGCAGAGCAGCGTCTGGCTGAAGAGCGTGGTAGAAGTCGACAGGCCCAACGAGAGTGGCGCGAACTGGGGTCGGCCGAAGCAAACGATCTATTTTTACGCAAACCACAATTACGCGCGGCTGAGCTAGCCGTTACTGCTGCGGAGGCTGACGTCGCTGCATCCAAGCTTGCCCTTGAGCGAACGGTAATCCGGGCGCCATTTGACGGCCGTGTTTTACAAAAGCGTGCAGATGTGGGGCAGTTTGTTGGCAACGGCACTCCACTGGCCCAGGTCTATGCGATCGAGGCACTGGAGTTGCGCTTACCCGTCTCAGATGCGCAGCTGGCGCTCCTTCCCGATTCCTTACTCACATCGTCAGGTGGTTTGGTTGGATCCACTGCGGCTGTGACGGTCAATATCGGCGACAAGATATGGAATTTCTCGGCACCCATCGTGCGATCCGAGGCTGAGATCGATCGCCGCAGTCGTGTAGCCAATCTGATCGCCGAATTCAGCGGGACTCCCGAGGTTGGTGAGGGGCGTCCAGCGCTTACTCCCGGAGTGTTTGCGCGCGCCGAGATCTTGGGACGTCCTGTGCCTCGCGTTATCGAACTGTCCAATACCGCTCTGAGCCCCGATGGTCATATCTTGGTGGTGAACGAACAATCCATACTAGAGCGTAAAGATGTGGTCGTTGTTAACCGGGAGAAAGATCGTGTTTGGATATCAGGCATTAGTGAGGGTGAGGTCGTTGTTGCCGAGTTGAACAACACCCTTTTTCCCGGACTGCGCGTTCAAGTGATGGCGGTGAATTAA
- a CDS encoding peroxiredoxin (PFAM: Redoxin), which produces MALSSGDNVPSCTLSVMGESGPAPLTTDDLFNDKRVLLFALPGAFTPGCSMAHLPGYVAMADKIKAAGIDTIACLSVNDAFVMGAWGDAQNASEIVMVADGNGQFTDAMGLTLDATGFGMGKRSQRYAMIVDNGVITHINVEEGPGVDASSAETMMGLL; this is translated from the coding sequence ATGGCGCTTTCTTCTGGGGACAACGTCCCATCCTGCACACTGTCTGTTATGGGCGAATCCGGTCCCGCACCGCTGACCACAGACGATCTTTTCAACGACAAGCGCGTTTTGCTATTCGCCTTGCCCGGTGCATTCACACCCGGCTGCTCAATGGCGCACCTACCCGGGTATGTTGCGATGGCCGATAAAATCAAAGCGGCTGGGATTGACACAATTGCCTGTCTTTCAGTGAACGATGCCTTTGTAATGGGTGCTTGGGGCGACGCACAGAATGCTAGTGAGATCGTGATGGTCGCTGATGGAAATGGTCAATTCACCGACGCGATGGGTCTTACGCTCGATGCAACAGGCTTTGGCATGGGTAAGCGCAGCCAACGCTATGCCATGATCGTAGACAACGGGGTAATTACCCACATCAATGTTGAGGAAGGGCCTGGTGTTGATGCCAGTTCTGCCGAAACAATGATGGGTTTGCTCTAA
- a CDS encoding anion transporter (PFAM: Sodium:sulfate symporter transmembrane region~TIGRFAM: anion transporter) → MPKSHWFNLNASILPGLLAALIAGLLSDALGQSQPASITTAVATLCVFWWIFEPIPIPVTSLVPMGVLPLLGVITPADVAAAYGSPLILLLMGGFLLSKGMESTGAHTRIAITVVRFVGANEPKRLILGFMLAAALLSMWISNTATVLMLLPVALAVIATSSAPTALAPPLLLGLAWACSIGGLGTPIGTPPTLIFMQVYEETTGTAVSFSEWMTWGIPVVALMVPTIAIFLARQVPNDLTVDLPDIGGWRSAEKRVLIIFAVTAVAWMTRTEPFGGWRVWFDMPMANDAAVAFCAVVAMFITRDKSGEPLISWEQASAIPWGVLLLFAGGITLAKGFVTSGLSAQVGELLASLALVPTLLAIVVVAALVTALTEATSNTATTALLMPILAAASMAAQIDPMILMVPAAMSASCAFMLPVATAPNAVVFGTGQISIQTMVRWGVWVNLLGVVVISSVVFAVTAV, encoded by the coding sequence ATGCCGAAGTCGCATTGGTTTAATTTAAATGCATCGATTCTCCCTGGGCTGCTGGCTGCTTTAATCGCAGGTTTGTTGTCCGATGCCTTGGGGCAGTCGCAGCCGGCGTCGATCACCACTGCCGTTGCCACACTGTGCGTCTTTTGGTGGATTTTTGAGCCCATACCCATTCCGGTGACATCTTTAGTGCCGATGGGGGTGTTGCCACTTCTCGGCGTGATCACCCCCGCTGACGTTGCCGCAGCGTATGGCTCTCCACTTATTTTATTACTCATGGGTGGGTTTTTACTGTCCAAGGGGATGGAATCAACGGGCGCGCATACGCGGATAGCTATCACGGTGGTGAGGTTTGTTGGCGCCAATGAGCCAAAACGGCTGATATTGGGCTTTATGTTGGCCGCGGCACTGCTCAGCATGTGGATATCCAACACTGCCACTGTCCTGATGCTTTTGCCTGTGGCGCTCGCGGTGATAGCGACCTCGAGTGCGCCTACAGCATTGGCACCGCCATTACTTCTGGGTCTGGCATGGGCTTGCAGTATTGGCGGACTAGGCACGCCCATTGGTACACCGCCAACGCTTATCTTTATGCAGGTTTACGAGGAGACCACCGGTACCGCCGTGAGTTTCAGCGAGTGGATGACCTGGGGCATTCCCGTGGTTGCGCTGATGGTACCTACGATCGCGATCTTTCTTGCTAGGCAAGTGCCCAACGACCTGACCGTTGATCTTCCCGACATTGGAGGCTGGCGAAGTGCAGAGAAGCGTGTACTCATTATATTTGCAGTCACAGCTGTTGCTTGGATGACACGTACCGAGCCGTTCGGTGGCTGGCGGGTCTGGTTTGATATGCCGATGGCAAATGACGCAGCGGTAGCATTTTGCGCCGTTGTTGCCATGTTCATAACACGCGATAAATCAGGCGAGCCCTTAATAAGTTGGGAGCAAGCGAGTGCAATACCTTGGGGAGTACTGCTGTTATTCGCGGGCGGGATTACCCTCGCTAAGGGCTTTGTTACCTCGGGTCTGAGTGCTCAGGTCGGAGAGTTATTGGCAAGTTTGGCGCTTGTCCCCACGCTGTTGGCGATCGTAGTTGTAGCTGCTCTGGTCACTGCACTAACCGAGGCAACATCGAATACGGCAACGACTGCGTTGCTGATGCCGATATTGGCTGCCGCGTCGATGGCGGCTCAGATAGATCCAATGATTTTGATGGTGCCCGCCGCGATGAGCGCGAGCTGTGCGTTCATGCTACCCGTGGCGACCGCGCCTAACGCCGTTGTGTTTGGCACCGGCCAAATCAGCATTCAAACCATGGTTCGGTGGGGTGTTTGGGTGAATTTGCTAGGCGTGGTGGTGATCAGTAGCGTGGTGTTTGCTGTTACAGCAGTGTGA
- a CDS encoding molybdenum cofactor biosynthesis protein A (PFAM: Molybdenum Cofactor Synthesis C; Radical SAM superfamily~TIGRFAM: molybdenum cofactor biosynthesis protein A, bacterial): MLSEDELVRLASLFVELGVEKIRLTGGEPLIRPDIVSIARRLHAIEGLKELVLTTNGSQLTHLAKPLVDAGVSRINVSLDTLCAAQFAELSRTGSLDKVLNGIDAAIDAGFKRIRLNTVLLTGQNEAQIEPLLEYALDKGIDIAFIEEMPMGHITQTERELSLVPSAQVLSTIKSRFNLVPVVGGAADGPARRYAVEGTSTEVGVISPITHNFCDSCNRLRVTPDGRLILCLGHENALDLRQLLRSDMDSSSLKRAIVAALAYKPERHVFDQPDEPQVVRLMNVTGG; the protein is encoded by the coding sequence GTGCTGTCCGAGGATGAACTTGTCCGCTTGGCGAGTCTGTTCGTTGAGTTAGGCGTCGAAAAGATTCGCTTAACAGGTGGAGAGCCACTGATTCGACCCGATATTGTCTCTATTGCGAGAAGACTGCACGCGATCGAGGGTCTAAAGGAACTTGTGCTCACGACAAACGGCAGTCAGTTGACGCATTTAGCGAAACCGCTTGTGGATGCGGGTGTATCGCGCATAAATGTAAGCCTCGACACTCTTTGTGCAGCGCAATTCGCCGAACTGTCTAGAACCGGCAGTTTGGACAAAGTGTTAAACGGCATCGACGCCGCAATCGATGCCGGATTTAAGCGCATCAGGTTGAACACGGTGCTGCTCACCGGCCAAAACGAAGCGCAAATTGAACCCCTGCTCGAATACGCCCTGGACAAGGGGATCGATATTGCCTTCATCGAAGAGATGCCGATGGGACATATCACCCAGACGGAGCGAGAGCTAAGCCTAGTGCCCTCTGCTCAGGTGCTATCAACGATTAAGTCGCGCTTTAATCTCGTTCCTGTTGTTGGCGGTGCGGCCGATGGCCCTGCACGAAGGTACGCAGTTGAGGGCACATCAACCGAAGTGGGCGTCATTTCCCCAATCACCCATAACTTCTGCGATTCGTGTAATCGACTTCGGGTCACACCAGACGGCCGGCTGATCCTCTGTTTGGGTCACGAGAACGCTCTAGATTTGCGCCAACTGCTAAGAAGCGACATGGATTCGTCCAGCTTGAAACGTGCAATTGTCGCCGCGCTTGCGTATAAACCCGAACGTCACGTGTTTGATCAACCAGATGAGCCCCAGGTTGTCCGCTTGATGAACGTCACGGGCGGTTGA
- a CDS encoding MoxR-like ATPase (PFAM: AAA domain (dynein-related subfamily)), which produces MSNSFPKLGSVESIIDSLAAEGYICNEQIATVVYLAAALEKPILVEGPPGVGKTELAKSCALLTGAPLVRLQCYEGLDESKAIYEWKYGKQLLYTQLLKTQLAEVMEGATGLRESVERLHSFDDVFFSKEFLEPRPLMQAIDAEDGVVLLVDEIDKADFEFESLLLEVLSDFQVSIPELGTLKGRSKPLVFLTSNDTRDLSDALKRRCLHLHIDFPTTELEGKIVRARVPQITEAMTEHLTSFVSKVREMDLKKLPSVSETIDWAKSLVLLHADSLDEDLVRSSLNALLKYEDDLSSVVDNLTELLNQEVKGAEAR; this is translated from the coding sequence ATGTCTAACTCGTTTCCAAAATTGGGAAGCGTCGAGAGTATTATCGATTCGCTTGCCGCCGAGGGCTATATCTGTAACGAGCAGATAGCTACCGTCGTTTACTTGGCTGCCGCCTTAGAGAAGCCCATTCTTGTTGAAGGGCCTCCGGGCGTAGGAAAAACTGAACTTGCCAAGAGCTGTGCGTTACTGACAGGCGCACCGCTAGTGCGACTGCAGTGCTACGAAGGCTTGGATGAGTCAAAGGCAATCTATGAGTGGAAGTATGGCAAGCAGCTACTGTACACGCAGCTGCTGAAAACTCAGCTTGCCGAAGTCATGGAGGGCGCTACGGGACTGCGCGAGTCTGTAGAGCGACTTCACAGCTTCGATGACGTCTTTTTCTCAAAAGAATTTTTGGAGCCACGCCCTCTTATGCAGGCAATCGATGCTGAGGACGGTGTCGTGCTGCTGGTCGACGAAATCGATAAAGCGGACTTTGAGTTTGAATCACTACTCCTCGAGGTTCTCTCTGACTTCCAAGTATCTATTCCTGAGCTGGGGACGCTCAAAGGTCGCTCGAAGCCATTGGTATTTTTGACAAGTAACGACACGCGAGATCTTTCTGACGCACTCAAACGTCGCTGTCTGCACTTGCACATCGATTTCCCCACAACCGAGTTGGAAGGGAAAATCGTCAGGGCGCGTGTTCCCCAGATCACCGAGGCAATGACTGAGCATCTGACATCCTTTGTCAGCAAGGTGCGCGAGATGGATCTTAAAAAGCTGCCATCAGTCTCAGAAACCATCGACTGGGCAAAGAGCTTAGTATTGCTGCACGCCGATTCACTCGACGAGGATTTGGTCCGCAGCTCACTGAACGCACTGCTTAAGTACGAAGACGATTTGAGTAGCGTAGTAGATAACCTGACAGAACTGCTGAATCAGGAAGTGAAGGGCGCCGAGGCCCGCTAA
- a CDS encoding protein containing von Willebrand factor type A (vWA) domain (PFAM: VWA domain containing CoxE-like protein) → MNAPQRLSQDAPTDRLLAFIEFLRGRDIFISPADSLVAMEVAGLVGYANRQLLKDGLGSALAKSKFEIEIFNEAFEQYFGVPEDEKPKTQNSESKDASESEQPSPEQLGQQLAQALEAQPELSKNLSSDLVEALKSGDEAAIAIAVETAAQQVDVSAIKLLTQRGQYIRKMLDALGEQALRDAAVELESTEPAAFEAVQALREQLRNKVRDRVDRAYMVHASGDAEDMLDEALSNMSLGNVDQHHRARLKRLLEKMTRKLAARHGRIRKRVKRGQLAVPPTLRKAMATDGVPFKPQWRKSLRRKPQILILCDVSGSVAAYAKFLLLFVHSLQDILPRTRSFAFSSNLGEVTETLRALPVETAIERVNLKYGGATDYARAFEDFADLAMADINRVTTVIVLGDARNNNTDPRLDLLAEIRSKCRQLIWLNPESQRSWSTGDSEMAGVMRNCDVAAECSTLKQLERVIDTLLTELNS, encoded by the coding sequence ATGAATGCACCTCAACGGCTGAGCCAAGACGCGCCTACTGATCGCTTACTTGCCTTCATCGAATTCTTGCGGGGCCGAGATATTTTTATTTCCCCCGCTGACTCGTTGGTTGCAATGGAAGTTGCTGGGCTCGTGGGTTACGCGAATCGACAATTGCTCAAAGATGGCCTTGGTAGCGCGCTCGCAAAGTCGAAGTTTGAGATAGAAATCTTCAACGAGGCGTTCGAGCAGTACTTTGGTGTTCCAGAGGACGAAAAGCCAAAGACGCAAAATAGTGAATCGAAAGACGCATCGGAAAGTGAGCAACCCAGCCCCGAACAGCTGGGACAGCAGCTGGCACAGGCGCTCGAAGCTCAGCCCGAGCTTTCAAAAAACCTTTCAAGCGACCTTGTTGAGGCGCTTAAAAGCGGTGATGAGGCTGCTATCGCAATCGCTGTCGAGACCGCGGCACAGCAGGTCGATGTCTCCGCGATAAAGCTGCTCACGCAGCGCGGGCAATATATCCGTAAAATGTTGGATGCGTTGGGCGAACAAGCACTGAGAGATGCAGCTGTCGAATTAGAGAGCACCGAGCCGGCCGCATTCGAGGCGGTGCAAGCATTGCGAGAACAACTTCGGAATAAAGTGCGCGATCGCGTCGATCGAGCCTACATGGTTCACGCCAGCGGCGACGCTGAGGACATGCTCGATGAAGCCTTAAGTAATATGTCGCTAGGCAACGTCGATCAGCACCACCGTGCACGCCTGAAGCGCTTACTCGAGAAAATGACACGCAAGCTTGCGGCCCGACATGGTCGCATAAGAAAGCGCGTTAAACGCGGTCAACTGGCTGTACCCCCCACCTTACGAAAGGCGATGGCGACAGACGGGGTCCCTTTTAAGCCCCAATGGCGAAAGAGCCTACGTAGGAAGCCGCAAATTCTCATTCTCTGTGATGTCAGTGGCTCGGTCGCTGCCTATGCGAAGTTTTTATTGCTCTTCGTCCACTCCTTGCAAGATATTTTGCCGAGAACAAGAAGCTTTGCCTTCTCCTCGAATTTGGGTGAAGTGACCGAGACCTTGCGCGCACTGCCCGTTGAAACAGCCATCGAACGAGTGAATCTTAAATACGGCGGCGCCACCGATTACGCAAGAGCCTTTGAGGACTTCGCTGATCTGGCTATGGCGGATATCAACCGAGTAACCACAGTGATCGTTCTCGGCGATGCGCGAAACAACAACACCGATCCGAGATTGGATCTTTTGGCAGAAATCCGCTCCAAGTGTAGGCAGCTAATCTGGCTCAACCCAGAGAGTCAACGCAGCTGGAGTACGGGTGATTCGGAGATGGCTGGGGTCATGAGAAACTGTGATGTTGCCGCCGAGTGCAGCACCTTGAAACAGCTCGAGCGAGTGATCGACACATTGCTAACAGAGCTGAATAGCTGA